A region from the Campylobacter magnus genome encodes:
- the sodB gene encoding superoxide dismutase [Fe], with product MLELRNLPFDPNSNAVVSKEACDYHHGKHHQTYVNNYNNLTKDSELANASLYDVLVSSQGGLFNNAAQVYNHDFYWDCIAKKSDKSSELEAALKSDFKDFKAEFINSATTLFGAGWTWLVYNPNTSKLEIKNTSNAATPVTDGLVPLLVVDVWEHAYYIDSRNARPAYLEKFYENINWDFVSTAYEWAKKEGLKSVKFYIDELHPVASGCCGGGCGH from the coding sequence ATGCTAGAGTTAAGAAACCTACCATTTGACCCAAATTCCAACGCAGTAGTTAGTAAAGAAGCCTGTGATTATCACCACGGCAAACACCACCAAACATATGTAAATAACTACAACAATCTAACAAAAGATAGCGAACTAGCTAATGCTAGTTTGTATGATGTGCTTGTAAGCTCACAAGGCGGATTATTTAACAACGCTGCGCAAGTGTATAATCACGATTTTTACTGGGATTGTATAGCGAAAAAAAGCGATAAAAGCAGTGAGCTTGAAGCGGCTTTAAAAAGCGATTTTAAAGACTTTAAAGCTGAATTTATAAACTCAGCCACAACTCTTTTTGGTGCTGGCTGGACTTGGCTAGTTTATAACCCAAACACAAGCAAACTAGAGATCAAAAACACCTCAAACGCAGCTACACCAGTAACTGATGGATTAGTGCCACTTCTAGTAGTTGATGTATGGGAGCACGCTTATTATATAGATAGTCGCAATGCTCGCCCGGCGTATTTGGAGAAATTCTATGAAAATATCAATTGGGATTTTGTAAGCACAGCTTACGAATGGGCGAAAAAAGAGGGGCTAAAATCTGTGAAATTCTACATAGATGAGCTTCACCCTGTAGCATCTGGTTGCTGCGGCGGCGGATGCGGTCATTAA
- a CDS encoding DEAD/DEAH box helicase, with the protein MVKLLVILCNFVNVASVIDNAIVMQNRLEAIAKNENSNLRPIVLFQAQSGANEDAHTFEKLKNKLVNIGIKKEQIAIKTAKINELDKIDLLDKDCKIRYIITINALKEGWDCPYAYILASIANKNSTADVEQLIGRVLRQPNARKYTNQELNVSYVLTCSNDFERTAKSVIAGLNGAGFSKDDYRQKDFRELDESREDKGILEYANDENNSNENSEFLSADVSIDNITKNIELENKVSKILENAKTMANEYDKEIKENSSNLDYFGDLEVKASKIKFEVEKIPQFIKVLPSGSILFEELNSKVLEKEYLEKDFKLADKDIQINFDLAEGSIFEVYLSEEDSLPKYKKVAQIQREYFKQYLKTTNDETRIRQSINLIFGKLRNDNALNENDLKNYIERIVNNLSDERKAKLLDEIDAYTIKIKNKIKELKSEYREKVFYDLLNKGIIKIKNTFSFQPKIQAYKLSSLHDKSLYQEEIDNLNSLENKVLTEIVSLGNIKWWHRNKDMKPGFCINAFINHYPDFIICTENENIIMLETKGDDRTNDDSKTKLKLGSK; encoded by the coding sequence ATGGTAAAGCTACTAGTAATTTTATGCAACTTTGTAAATGTAGCAAGTGTTATAGACAATGCGATAGTTATGCAAAACAGACTAGAAGCAATAGCAAAAAATGAAAATTCTAATTTACGACCAATAGTGCTATTTCAAGCACAAAGTGGAGCAAATGAAGATGCGCATACTTTTGAGAAACTAAAAAATAAGCTAGTAAATATCGGTATAAAAAAAGAGCAAATAGCGATAAAAACTGCTAAAATCAACGAACTAGATAAAATTGATTTATTAGATAAAGATTGCAAAATACGCTATATCATCACTATAAACGCACTAAAAGAAGGCTGGGATTGTCCTTATGCGTATATTTTAGCTAGTATTGCTAATAAAAACTCTACTGCTGATGTAGAACAGCTAATAGGTAGAGTATTGAGGCAGCCAAACGCTAGAAAATACACAAATCAAGAATTAAATGTAAGCTATGTGCTTACTTGCTCAAATGACTTTGAAAGAACCGCTAAAAGTGTAATAGCTGGATTAAATGGAGCTGGGTTTAGTAAAGATGATTATAGGCAAAAGGATTTTAGAGAGCTAGATGAGTCACGAGAAGATAAGGGTATTTTGGAGTATGCAAATGATGAAAATAACAGCAATGAAAATAGCGAGTTTTTATCTGCTGATGTTAGTATAGACAATATCACAAAGAATATAGAGTTAGAAAATAAAGTAAGTAAAATACTTGAAAATGCCAAAACTATGGCTAATGAATACGACAAAGAAATAAAAGAAAATTCATCTAACTTAGATTATTTTGGAGATTTAGAAGTGAAAGCTAGTAAGATAAAATTTGAAGTTGAAAAAATACCGCAATTTATAAAGGTTTTGCCTAGTGGCTCTATTTTATTTGAAGAATTAAATAGCAAGGTGCTAGAAAAAGAATATTTGGAAAAAGATTTTAAATTAGCAGATAAAGATATACAAATCAATTTTGACTTAGCAGAAGGCAGTATTTTTGAAGTGTATTTGAGTGAAGAAGATAGTTTGCCAAAATATAAAAAAGTAGCACAAATACAAAGAGAGTATTTTAAGCAGTATCTAAAAACAACAAATGATGAAACTAGAATTCGCCAAAGTATAAATTTGATTTTTGGTAAGCTAAGAAATGATAATGCTTTAAACGAAAATGATTTAAAAAACTATATAGAGCGTATAGTAAATAATCTAAGCGATGAAAGAAAAGCAAAATTATTAGATGAAATAGACGCATACACAATAAAAATAAAAAATAAAATTAAAGAGTTAAAAAGTGAATATAGAGAAAAAGTATTTTATGACTTATTAAATAAAGGTATCATCAAAATAAAAAATACTTTTAGCTTTCAGCCAAAAATACAAGCTTATAAACTAAGCTCTTTGCATGATAAATCTCTTTACCAAGAAGAAATAGACAATTTGAATTCGTTGGAAAATAAAGTGCTAACCGAGATTGTATCGTTAGGTAACATAAAATGGTGGCATAGAAATAAAGATATGAAACCTGGATTTTGTATAAATGCTTTTATCAATCATTACCCAGATTTTATAATTTGCACCGAAAATGAAAATATCATAATGCTAGAAACAAAGGGAGATGATAGAACAAATGATGATAGCAAGACAAAGCTCAAATTAGGCTCAAAGTAG
- a CDS encoding YaaA family protein: MKILLAPSESKNSGGNSRFDIGKLSFDESLGALRAELWDKYLSVFKSGDEAQICALTGLKKPEIFDFSTSLEAILRYSGVAYDYLDYGSLDKDAKDFLEQNLLIFSNLFGVLKPNDKVPCYKLKQGEKCAGIDTASYYKSVLSAVLDQYLQNDEILDLRAGFYEKFYVPSKEYIVLKFIKGGKVVSHFAKAYRGLVLRYIAMNACGSFDEFLALKIPDLKLLEITKIKNKITYSFEISQD, translated from the coding sequence GTGAAAATATTGCTAGCCCCAAGCGAGAGTAAAAATTCTGGTGGGAATTCTAGATTTGATATAGGCAAGCTTAGCTTTGATGAGAGTTTAGGTGCTTTAAGAGCGGAGCTTTGGGATAAATATCTAAGCGTTTTTAAAAGTGGCGATGAGGCGCAGATTTGCGCTTTAACAGGGCTTAAAAAGCCTGAGATTTTTGATTTTAGCACGAGTTTAGAGGCTATTTTGCGTTATAGCGGCGTGGCTTATGATTATCTTGATTATGGGAGTTTAGATAAGGATGCCAAGGACTTTTTAGAGCAAAATTTGCTAATTTTTTCTAATCTTTTTGGCGTATTAAAGCCAAATGATAAAGTGCCTTGCTATAAGCTAAAACAAGGCGAAAAATGCGCTGGGATAGACACGGCAAGCTACTATAAAAGCGTGCTTAGTGCGGTTTTGGATCAGTATTTGCAAAATGATGAAATTTTAGATTTAAGGGCTGGGTTTTATGAGAAGTTTTATGTGCCTAGCAAAGAATATATTGTTTTAAAGTTTATCAAGGGCGGCAAGGTCGTTAGTCACTTTGCTAAGGCTTATAGAGGGCTTGTTTTGCGCTATATTGCTATGAATGCTTGTGGCTCTTTTGATGAGTTTTTGGCTTTAAAGATTCCTGATTTAAAACTACTTGAAATTACAAAGATAAAAAATAAAATCACTTATAGCTTTGAAATAAGCCAAGATTAG